A single genomic interval of Camelina sativa cultivar DH55 chromosome 11, Cs, whole genome shotgun sequence harbors:
- the LOC104724133 gene encoding uncharacterized protein LOC104724133 — MVYTTKKKEMNRIANVKRVMKGKNNKLLLVSVNVLGSVGPIRFLANEEDEVSTVINTTLKAYARQGRIPVLGFDVDNFIFYSINAGFNTLHPEEKIGSMDVTNFLMCKKEPRPLEKVEGIRKSKARVGHGWKTRLLRSILG; from the exons ATGGTCTATACtacaaagaagaaggagatgaacaGAATTGCGAATGTAAAAAGAGTGATGAAAGGGAAGAACAACAAGTTGTTGTTGGTGAGTGTGAATGTTCTTGGAAGTGTTGGTCCTATAAGGTTTTTGGccaacgaagaagatgaagtttcaACTGTTATCAACACAACTTTGAAAGCCTATGCTCGTCAAGGCAGGATCCCGGTTCTAGGGTTTGATGTCGATAACTTTATTTTCTACTCCATTAATGCCGGATTCAACA CTTTGCATCCAGAGGAGAAGATAGGTTCAATGGATGTAACAAATTTCTTGATGTGCAAGAAAGAGCCACGGCCATTGGAAAAAGTCGAAGGAATAAGAAAGAGTAAAGCTCGGGTAGGCCATGGATGGAAAACTCGTCTTCTTCGGTCCATATTAGGATAA
- the LOC109124948 gene encoding uncharacterized protein LOC109124948 produces MASSSHNNFDDTIDETLNQVCDQISNQVWQSLLTPPVQHQQPPKPKKKRTFIERNREVGHAHLWNDYFSEDPTYPPRMFRRRFRMNKPLFMRIVERLGAEIPFFQQRRDATGRLELSTLQNCTAAIRMMAYGTAADACDEYLRIAETTSFSCLDHFVDAIINCFGDE; encoded by the coding sequence ATGGCATCTTCTTCACACAATAATTTTGATGACACCATTGATGAAACCTTAAATCAAGTTTGTGACCAAATTTCCAATCAAGTTTGGCAATCTCTTCTCACTCCACCTGTTCAACATCAACAACCAcccaaaccaaagaagaagcGAACTTTCATTGAAAGAAATCGTGAAGTTGGCCATGCCCActtgtggaacgattatttcAGTGAAGATCCAACATACCCTCCTAGAATGTTTCGACGCAGATTTCGAATGAACAAGCCCTTGTTCATGCGTATCGTTGAGAGACTAGGAGCGGAAATTCCATTCTTTCAACAACGAAGAGATGCTACAGGAAGGTTGGAGCTTTCAACACTACAAAATTGTACAGCagcaattcgtatgatggcatatggtaCGGCAGCTGATGCTTGTGACGAATACCTTCGAATTGCTGAAACCACATCGTTCTCATGCTTGGATCATTTTGTTGATGCCATCATAAATTGTTTTGGAGATGAGTAG
- the LOC104728265 gene encoding uncharacterized protein LOC104728265: MAYYLTDGIYPKWSTFIQSISLPQTPKDCFFATHQEAARKDVERAFGVLQARFAIVKNPALLWDKNKIGNIMIACIILHNMIVEDERDGYTLFDQSEFTHMESNRTSEVDFTVPTTRPSCVSTMMNIRLSVRDRDKHKQLQDDLVENIWAKFGEYH; encoded by the coding sequence ATGGCTTACTATCTCAcagatggtatttatccaaaatggtctacttttatccaatctatttCACTACCGCAAACTCCAAAAGACTGTTTCTTTGCTACACATCAAGAAGCTGCACGTAAAGATGTcgagcgtgcttttggagttttgcaggctcgatttgccatagtcaaaaATCCGGCTCTTCTTTGGGATAAGAATAAAATTGGAAATATAATGATAGCGTGTATCATACTGCACAATATGATCGTAGAAGACGAACGAGATGGATACACTCTGTTTGATCAATCCGAATTCACACACATGGAGTCCAACCGAACTTCAGAAGTGGACTTCACCGTACCAACAACCAGGCCTTCATGTGTCTCCACTATGATGAACATTCGTTTGAGTGTTCGTGATCGAGATAAACATAAACAGTtacaagatgatttggttgagaatatttgggcaaaatttggagaaTACCATTAA
- the LOC104728266 gene encoding dnaJ homolog subfamily B member 12-like, producing MEEARRAMEIAEKKLSENDYDGAKNFVNKAQRLYPQLDGLNQLSMMINVYIYASNRGGEEADWYKILGVDPLADDEAVKKTYKQFALLLHPDKNKFDGAEGAFKLVSEAWCLLSDKVKRASYDQRRKSKEEARSTKYASAADASKQRQTSDFWTSSMFWIICRRCKTHWRDSDLNNARPCPNCSQTFITN from the exons atggaagaagctAGAAGAGCGATGGAGATTGCTGAGAAGAAACTCTCGGAGAATGATTACGATGGTGCGAAGAACTTCGTTAACAAGGCTCAGCGTTTGTATCCACAGCTTGATGGTTTGAACCAACTGTCGATGATGATCAATGTTTATATCTATGCAtcaaacagaggaggagaagaagctgattGGTACAAGATTCTCGGTGTCGATCCTTTAGCTGATGATGAAGCAGTGAAGAAAACTTACAAGCAGTTTGCTCTTTTGCTTCATCCAGACAAGAACAAGTTTGATGGAGCGGAAGGTGCCTTTAAACTGGTTTCAGAAGCTTGGTGTTTGTTGTCTGATAAGGTTAAGAGAGCTTCTTATGATCAAAGGAGGAAGTCGAAAGAA GAAGCAAGAAGTACTAAGTATGCATCTGCCGCGGATGCATCAAAACAGAGGCAAACAAGTGACTTTTGGACAAGCAGTATGTTTTGGATAATATGCAGAAGATGCAAGACACACTGGAGGGATTCTGATCTTAACAACGCAAGACCTTGTCCAAATTGTAGTCAAACTTTCATTACAAATTAG